A genomic window from Phyllopteryx taeniolatus isolate TA_2022b chromosome 2, UOR_Ptae_1.2, whole genome shotgun sequence includes:
- the LOC133466421 gene encoding gastrula zinc finger protein XlCGF57.1-like → MCKVEMLRELFHARLSAAVEEIFVVFERTIAEYEEELCRAKEENERQRQLLDAVFKPQDELHVELHPEQHKRSSRVEDESTPPNAKAEEEDLWTSREGGRLQGFPGIRVIVKSEGDDDEVSKSRLHSAQSVESGASGSSSQRVTTGDGDQFEGSQATGLSDTKSDTDDDDDDDDEHAKGGMKYPTENAHLTCPQCDKTFGTKYTLRVHMRTHTGEKPFSCSCCSKTFSQKVKLMTHARTHTGEKPFPCSLCNKSFRDHSALVQHKRTHTAIKKEFHLEQLEPEPPHRKEEEEPGSPSIKEEEEETDITKLPFTCVIVKIEGGDEEEGDGDRGEGSQADSLLAPVSDSDNKMSDSDDDDDDDDDEHAKGDMLCQTEDKAWECSLCGKSFSAKKNLRRHLMLHTGEKPFSCADCGKRFASKAHLHRHARTHTGEKPFSCSVCGLRVTQKINLLNHMKTHTEEKPFACPFCTKGFARKAHLNRHAQIHTGGKAFVCSVCTLTFSERSNLAKHMREHTGGKPFSCSVCGKSFSQRRALTRHTRMHTGEKPFSCSVCGKRFPQKYQVKKHKCVVDKCSMK, encoded by the exons atgtgcaaAGTAGAAATGCTGAGGGAGTTGTTTCACGCGCGACTAAGTGCTGCCGTCGAAGAAATATTTGTAGTGTTTGAAAGAACGATTGCAGAGTACGAGGAAGAACTTTGTCGGGcgaaagaggagaacgagcgacaacgtcaactactggacgccgTCTTCAAGCCACAAGATGAGTTACACGTTG AGCTTCATCCTGAGCAGCACAAGCGGAGCTCCAGGGTGGAGGACGAGTCGACGCCCCCCAACGCCAAAGCCGAAGAGGAGGACCTGTGGACGAGTCGGGAGGGAGGGCGGCTTCAGGGGTTCCCAGGGATTCGTGTCATCGTGAAGAGTGAAGGGGACGACGACGAAGTGTCAAAGTCTCGGCTTCATTCCGCTCAAAGTGTGGAAAGCGGAGCAAGCGGCAGCTCAAGTCAGCGCGTGACGACAGGAGATGGAGACCAGTTTGAAGGATCGCAAGCAACCGGCCTCTCAGACACCAAGTctgacactgatgatgatgatgatgatgatgatgaacacgCTAAAGGTGGTATGAAATATCCCACTGAAAACGCACACCTGACGTGTCCTCAATGTGACAAGACATTTGGGACCAAATACACTTTAAGAGTgcacatgagaacgcacacggGAGAGAAACCGTTTTCCTGCTCATGTTGCAGTAAAACGTTCTCTCAAAAGGTCAAGTTGATGACGcacgcaagaacacacacgggTGAAAAACCCTTTCCCTGTTCGCTGTGCAACAAGAGTTTTCGTGATCATTCAGCGTTGGTGCAACACAAGAGAACGCACACGG CCATCAAGAAAGAGTTCCACCTTGAGCAGCTTGAACCAGAGCCTCCTCacaggaaggaggaagaggagccagGGTCCCCTtccattaaagaggaagaggaggagactgATATCACCAAGTTGCCGTTCACTTGCGTCATCGTGAAGATTGAAGGTGGTGATGAagaagaaggtgatggagaccgaGGTGAAGGATCACAGGCAGACAGCCTTTTAGCTCCAGTATCAGATAGTGACAACAAAATGTCAgactctgatgatgatgatgatgatgatgatgatgaacacgCTAAAGGTGATATGCTGTGTCAAACTGAGGACAAAGCCTGGGAATGTTCCCTGTGTGGCAAATCTTTCTCtgccaaaaaaaatctgagaagACACCTGATGCTCCATACAGGCGAAAAACCTTTCAGCTGCGCagattgtggtaaaagattcgcTAGTAAGGCACATTTGCACAGACACGCgagaacgcacactggagagaaacctttttcctgctcagtctgCGGTCTTAGAGTAACTCAAAAGATTAATTTATTAAatcacatgaaaacacacaccgAGGAGAAACCTTTCGCGTGCCCATTTTGCACCAAAGGCTTCGCTCGTAAGGCACATTTGAACAGACACGCACAAATACACACTGGAGGCAAGGCCTTTGTCTGCTCAGTCTGCACCTTAACTTTCAGCGAACGTTCCAATTTGGCGAAGCACATGAGAGAACACACCGGGGGaaaacccttttcctgctcagtttgtgggaaaaGTTTCTCTCAGAGACGCGCTTTGACAAGACACACTCGAATGCACACAGGTGAGAAACCTTTCAGTTGCAGTgtgtgtggtaaaagattccCTCAGAAGTATCAGGTGAAGAAACACAAGTGTGTTGTTGACAAATGCAGCATGAAATGA
- the LOC133466435 gene encoding zinc finger protein OZF-like isoform X4, with protein sequence MIKKPLRSNHREYVISNSLQPQSDGSEQYLHPEQQEWNFKVEQQGLEPSHVKEEEREYPCVKDEEEPEHLRIKEEDEEDITIIVKNEDEEARGQWSPLHPGQSEENGGAEPPSGSSSRHAATEGDGARREASQADTLLAPLSESDDVTSHSSDTDNEKNSQEKPFACLFCSTRFSVHSRLVQHMRKHTGEKPFSCTVCGQTFSQKGALTRHTRTHSGEKPFSCSVCGKGFTQKEHLVTHTRTHTGEKPFSCSVCGKRFSIKGNLITHTKIHTGEKSFVCSVCDLCFVDRSSLVQHIRTHTGEKPFSCSVCGKRFTQKGQLTTHSRTHTGEKPFSCSVCNLGFGDRSTLVLHMRTHTGEKPFSCSVCHKRFAQRAHLRTHTRTHTGEKPFACSVCPISFADRSSLVQHTRIHTGEKVFSCNVCEQKFSYKYQMNKHKCAAAAHEATDVNCEETDFATSSEIENAKLDHT encoded by the exons ATGATTAAGAAGCCGTTGCGTTCCAATCACAGGGAATATGTCATTTCAAATAGTCTGCAGCCGCAGT CTGATGGCAGCGAACAGTATCTTCATCCTGAGCAGCAAGAGTGGAACTTCAAAGTGGAGCAGCAGGGGCTGGAGCCGTCACATGTTAAGGAGGAAGAGCGAGAGTACCCCTGTGTTAAAGATGAAGAGGAGCCAGAGCACCTCCGCATtaaagaggaggacgaggaggataTCACCATCATTGTCAAAAATGAAGATGAAGAAGCCCGAGGTCAGTGGTCACCGCTTCATCCgggtcaaagtgaggagaacGGAGGGGCGGAACCTCCCAGCGGCAGCTCGAGTCGACACGCGGCGACTGAAGGCGACGGAGCTCGCCGGGAAGCATCACAAGCGGACACCCTCTTGGCGCCGCTGTCAGAGAGTGACGACGTAACTTCGCACTCTTCGGACACCGACAATGAGAAAAACTCTcaagagaaaccttttgcttgtTTATTCTGCAGCACACGTTTTAGTGTTCATTCGCGTTTAGTTCAACACATGAGAAAGCACACGGGGGAAAAACccttttcctgcacagtttgtggtcaaacattCTCTCAAAAAGGCGCCTTGACCAGACACACTCGAACGCActctggggagaaacctttttcttgctcaGTCTGCGGTAAAGGATTTACTCAGAAGGAGCATCTGGTAACTCACACTCGAACgcacacaggagagaaacctttttcctgctcagtgtgCGGTAAACGTTTCTCTATAAAGGGAAATTTGATAACGCACACCAAAATACACACCGGAGAGAAATCTTTTGTCTGCTCAGTGTGTGACCTATGTTTTGTCGATCGTTCATCATTAGTTCAACACATAAGGACACATACTGGggagaaacccttttcctgtTCAGTCTGTGGCAAacgattcactcagaagggacagTTGACAACACACTCAagaacacacacgggagaaaaacctttttcctgctcagtgtgCAACCTGGGATTTGGAGATCGTTCCACTTTGGTACTgcacatgagaacgcacactggggagaaacctttttcctgctcagtttgtcaTAAAAGGTTTGCCCAGCGGGCCCATTtaagaacacacacaaggacacacacgggagagaaaccttttgcctgttcagtcTGCCCCATAAGTTTCGCAGATCGTTCATCGCTGGTTCAACACACGAGAATACACACCGGTGAGAAAGTGTTCAGTTGCAATGTGTGCGAGCAAAAGTTCTCTTACAAGTATCAGATGAACAAACACAAGTGCGCTGCCGCAGCACACGAAGCCACTGACGTCAACTGTGAAGAAACCGACTTTGCAACGAGCTCGGAAATTGAAAACGCCAAGCTGGA CCACACCTGA
- the LOC133466435 gene encoding zinc finger protein OZF-like isoform X3 produces the protein MCAKVKEEYEEELCGAKEENERQRQRLDAAFQKPQAVSHAADGSEQYLHPEQQEWNFKVEQQGLEPSHVKEEEREYPCVKDEEEPEHLRIKEEDEEDITIIVKNEDEEARGQWSPLHPGQSEENGGAEPPSGSSSRHAATEGDGARREASQADTLLAPLSESDDVTSHSSDTDNEKNSQEKPFACLFCSTRFSVHSRLVQHMRKHTGEKPFSCTVCGQTFSQKGALTRHTRTHSGEKPFSCSVCGKGFTQKEHLVTHTRTHTGEKPFSCSVCGKRFSIKGNLITHTKIHTGEKSFVCSVCDLCFVDRSSLVQHIRTHTGEKPFSCSVCGKRFTQKGQLTTHSRTHTGEKPFSCSVCNLGFGDRSTLVLHMRTHTGEKPFSCSVCHKRFAQRAHLRTHTRTHTGEKPFACSVCPISFADRSSLVQHTRIHTGEKVFSCNVCEQKFSYKYQMNKHKCAAAAHEATDVNCEETDFATSSEIENAKLDHT, from the exons ttgcggagcaaaagaggagaacgagcgaCAACGTCAACGACTTGATGCTGCTTTCCAGAAGCCTCAAGCTGTGTCGCACGCAG CTGATGGCAGCGAACAGTATCTTCATCCTGAGCAGCAAGAGTGGAACTTCAAAGTGGAGCAGCAGGGGCTGGAGCCGTCACATGTTAAGGAGGAAGAGCGAGAGTACCCCTGTGTTAAAGATGAAGAGGAGCCAGAGCACCTCCGCATtaaagaggaggacgaggaggataTCACCATCATTGTCAAAAATGAAGATGAAGAAGCCCGAGGTCAGTGGTCACCGCTTCATCCgggtcaaagtgaggagaacGGAGGGGCGGAACCTCCCAGCGGCAGCTCGAGTCGACACGCGGCGACTGAAGGCGACGGAGCTCGCCGGGAAGCATCACAAGCGGACACCCTCTTGGCGCCGCTGTCAGAGAGTGACGACGTAACTTCGCACTCTTCGGACACCGACAATGAGAAAAACTCTcaagagaaaccttttgcttgtTTATTCTGCAGCACACGTTTTAGTGTTCATTCGCGTTTAGTTCAACACATGAGAAAGCACACGGGGGAAAAACccttttcctgcacagtttgtggtcaaacattCTCTCAAAAAGGCGCCTTGACCAGACACACTCGAACGCActctggggagaaacctttttcttgctcaGTCTGCGGTAAAGGATTTACTCAGAAGGAGCATCTGGTAACTCACACTCGAACgcacacaggagagaaacctttttcctgctcagtgtgCGGTAAACGTTTCTCTATAAAGGGAAATTTGATAACGCACACCAAAATACACACCGGAGAGAAATCTTTTGTCTGCTCAGTGTGTGACCTATGTTTTGTCGATCGTTCATCATTAGTTCAACACATAAGGACACATACTGGggagaaacccttttcctgtTCAGTCTGTGGCAAacgattcactcagaagggacagTTGACAACACACTCAagaacacacacgggagaaaaacctttttcctgctcagtgtgCAACCTGGGATTTGGAGATCGTTCCACTTTGGTACTgcacatgagaacgcacactggggagaaacctttttcctgctcagtttgtcaTAAAAGGTTTGCCCAGCGGGCCCATTtaagaacacacacaaggacacacacgggagagaaaccttttgcctgttcagtcTGCCCCATAAGTTTCGCAGATCGTTCATCGCTGGTTCAACACACGAGAATACACACCGGTGAGAAAGTGTTCAGTTGCAATGTGTGCGAGCAAAAGTTCTCTTACAAGTATCAGATGAACAAACACAAGTGCGCTGCCGCAGCACACGAAGCCACTGACGTCAACTGTGAAGAAACCGACTTTGCAACGAGCTCGGAAATTGAAAACGCCAAGCTGGA CCACACCTGA